In Bacteroidota bacterium, a single window of DNA contains:
- a CDS encoding GspE/PulE family protein, with product MQTRSAKKELGDILIDKGIIQPDVLERAVAVLNKEENKGRRKLPQILVEQFKMDRDLVYREVADYYAFRTLDISMETIDDGVLGFIRKELSSLPDSIREMVQENNVLPYSIDPERPGRLLVITPDPTKPEVYKIARTFHYQKFEICYVPFSQWDSLWKRVSIDKAMYKDKETMLRGESFVDEGEEDSANYEQALEEEISKSGLVDLVESIFVDAVRVGASDIHVIPRGDKVTEFHFRVDGKLSRWYTNSETRAEAVAAVVKDRAKNLDRFERNTAQDGFAQLMIDKRTVRFRVSVIPLIGKELKNKFESIVIRVLMEPVIGGSIEDLGFDPYSESMMRKAIAKPFGIIIVTGPTGSGKSTTLVAALRTVMDSSLNIITVEDPVEYFIEGARQVKLNSKLDFEGALRAILRHDPDIVMVGEIRDKLTAEIAVKLANTGHLTLSTLHTNDAPSAVSRLYKMGIEPFLIAYSINIIVAQRLVRKLCERCKSPVSDPDVPLLKKLGLSDEEITSTKFYQPIGCSECIKGYKGRTAIHEALYFTKEIRQMILDAGSSVNEEAVRQAALKNGMRTLRMNATDLLKRGITTIEEVAGVTADDD from the coding sequence ATGCAGACACGCAGCGCAAAAAAAGAGCTTGGCGACATCCTGATCGACAAGGGCATCATCCAACCCGATGTCCTTGAGCGGGCGGTGGCCGTCCTGAATAAGGAGGAGAACAAGGGACGCCGCAAGCTTCCGCAGATTCTCGTCGAACAATTCAAGATGGACAGGGATCTTGTCTATCGCGAGGTTGCCGATTACTATGCCTTCCGTACGCTCGATATTTCGATGGAGACGATCGACGACGGCGTGCTCGGGTTCATCCGCAAGGAGTTAAGCTCGCTTCCGGATTCGATCAGAGAGATGGTACAGGAGAATAACGTCCTCCCGTACTCGATCGACCCTGAACGCCCCGGAAGGCTTCTCGTGATCACGCCCGATCCCACGAAGCCCGAAGTCTACAAGATCGCAAGAACGTTCCACTACCAAAAATTCGAGATTTGTTACGTTCCCTTCAGCCAGTGGGACAGCTTGTGGAAGCGGGTGAGCATCGACAAGGCGATGTATAAAGACAAGGAAACGATGCTGCGGGGAGAATCGTTCGTCGATGAAGGGGAAGAGGATTCTGCGAATTATGAGCAGGCGCTTGAAGAGGAGATCAGCAAGAGCGGACTCGTCGACCTCGTCGAAAGTATTTTTGTCGACGCTGTCCGCGTTGGCGCAAGCGACATCCACGTGATCCCCCGCGGGGATAAGGTGACCGAATTCCATTTCCGTGTCGACGGCAAGCTGTCGCGGTGGTACACCAACAGCGAGACGCGCGCCGAGGCGGTCGCTGCCGTCGTCAAAGACCGCGCGAAGAATCTCGACCGGTTCGAACGGAACACTGCGCAGGACGGTTTTGCACAGCTGATGATCGACAAGAGAACCGTCCGTTTCCGCGTCTCGGTCATTCCGTTGATCGGGAAAGAGCTGAAGAACAAATTTGAATCGATCGTCATCCGCGTGCTCATGGAACCGGTGATCGGGGGGAGTATCGAGGACCTTGGGTTTGATCCGTACAGCGAGAGCATGATGCGTAAAGCCATTGCCAAGCCGTTCGGCATCATCATCGTTACCGGCCCGACCGGAAGCGGGAAGAGCACGACGCTGGTTGCGGCGCTCCGGACGGTGATGGATTCTTCCCTCAATATCATCACGGTCGAAGACCCGGTTGAGTACTTTATTGAAGGGGCGCGCCAGGTGAAACTGAATTCCAAGCTTGATTTTGAGGGAGCCCTCCGCGCCATACTTCGTCATGACCCCGACATCGTCATGGTCGGCGAAATTCGCGACAAACTGACGGCTGAAATCGCGGTGAAGCTTGCAAATACCGGTCACCTTACCCTGTCGACGCTTCATACGAACGATGCGCCGAGCGCTGTCTCGCGGTTGTACAAAATGGGCATTGAACCGTTCCTTATTGCCTACAGCATCAACATTATAGTTGCGCAGCGGCTTGTCAGGAAATTATGCGAACGCTGCAAGAGCCCCGTCAGTGACCCCGATGTGCCGCTGCTCAAAAAGCTGGGTCTGTCGGATGAAGAGATCACCTCCACGAAATTTTATCAGCCGATCGGGTGCAGCGAATGCATCAAGGGGTATAAGGGGCGCACGGCGATCCACGAAGCCCTCTATTTTACCAAAGAGATCCGCCAGATGATCCTCGATGCCGGCTCGTCCGTGAATGAGGAAGCTGTCAGGCAGGCCGCCCTCAAGAACGGGATGCGGACGTTGCGCATGAATGCCACCGATCTTCTGAAGAGAGGCATCACTACTATCGAGGAAGTTGCCGGTGTCACTGCGGACGATGATTAA
- a CDS encoding type II secretion system F family protein: protein MAETSSYQIVARDAAGKPVQGFVTASSPSDAKRRAKLHPRFRDTIVVSARRKKNFAYRVRHGSKTIDGFQSAYTRQEVVAALERIGFDVRWVRRHYDFRFKAASNEIVSFVGTSARLLEQKLPYTEVLQVMVNSVKDKNMKVALRDIILDLKNGLDSREAFLKQGKVFGEHTALMLGIASKSGDMTTIFKSVAALVERQAEFKKGLTSALILPAVTSLTLVGAIAFYVLFLLPKMMKLMGPLIDEVPPLTQFTLSFSDGVQNHLALIIVLFVLIIGGFYSYIITPKGRLMMHKYIVKVPYVGNILRNTSTEIFCRVLGIMYTSAGENIEAIQLAGESSGNRWLSLQIKTVAIPTMLKYGTELAKALESVNFFPEMFVSRFKTATETGAVKDTANQLADFYQMENHYAMKNLVNFIEVMISVIIMGAMIFLTLLSSETASMNIRTM, encoded by the coding sequence TTGGCTGAAACGTCATCATATCAGATTGTCGCACGGGATGCCGCGGGCAAACCGGTTCAGGGTTTTGTCACAGCGAGTTCTCCTTCCGACGCAAAACGGCGGGCGAAACTTCACCCTCGTTTTCGCGACACGATAGTCGTCTCTGCACGGCGGAAAAAGAATTTTGCGTATCGAGTGCGGCACGGGTCGAAAACGATCGACGGTTTTCAAAGCGCATATACACGACAGGAAGTTGTCGCAGCGCTGGAGCGGATAGGGTTCGACGTCCGCTGGGTACGCCGGCATTACGATTTTCGCTTCAAAGCGGCCTCGAATGAGATCGTATCGTTCGTCGGGACGAGCGCGCGCCTGCTGGAACAGAAGCTGCCGTATACCGAGGTCCTCCAGGTGATGGTGAACAGCGTCAAGGACAAGAATATGAAGGTCGCGCTGCGCGATATTATTCTTGACCTGAAGAACGGACTCGATTCCCGCGAAGCGTTTTTGAAGCAGGGGAAGGTGTTTGGAGAGCATACCGCGCTGATGCTCGGCATTGCATCGAAAAGCGGGGACATGACGACGATCTTTAAGAGCGTTGCGGCGCTGGTGGAACGTCAGGCGGAGTTCAAGAAGGGGCTGACCAGCGCCCTGATCCTTCCGGCGGTGACGTCCTTGACACTTGTCGGGGCGATCGCATTCTACGTTCTTTTTCTTCTCCCAAAAATGATGAAATTGATGGGACCGCTCATCGACGAGGTACCGCCGTTGACGCAGTTCACGCTGAGTTTCAGTGATGGGGTGCAGAACCACCTCGCACTTATCATCGTGCTTTTTGTCCTGATCATCGGCGGATTCTATTCTTACATCATCACGCCGAAAGGCCGCTTGATGATGCATAAGTATATCGTGAAAGTTCCGTACGTCGGAAACATTCTTCGCAACACGAGCACGGAGATCTTCTGCCGTGTTCTCGGGATCATGTATACGTCGGCCGGCGAAAACATCGAAGCGATCCAGCTGGCCGGAGAGTCGAGCGGGAACCGCTGGCTTTCTCTTCAGATAAAAACAGTGGCGATTCCGACGATGTTGAAATACGGAACCGAATTGGCAAAAGCGCTCGAATCGGTGAATTTTTTCCCCGAGATGTTCGTTTCGAGGTTCAAGACCGCGACCGAAACAGGCGCCGTGAAAGACACGGCGAACCAGCTCGCCGATTTTTACCAGATGGAAAATCATTACGCCATGAAGAACCTTGTGAACTTCATCGAAGTGATGATTTCGGTGATCATCATGGGGGCGATGATCTTTCTGACGCTGCTCTCCTCGGAGACGGCGTCGATGAACATTAGAACGATGTAA
- a CDS encoding response regulator transcription factor — protein sequence MKKSKITLLLVDDHPLVREGLRSYLAQEKAFEIVGEAVDGAEALRIAKDLLPQIILLDINMPGMNGLETARLLKKTVPKSKILILTMHDTKEYVSRMISTGVQGYVLKDSSPSELIAAIETVQRGETYFSPKVSQTVLNDLVKSTRTKGKKGGAELSRRESEVLTLIAEGFGNKEIAAKLFVSVRTVETHRERIIRKLDIHTVAGLTRYALTKGIVKLG from the coding sequence ATGAAAAAATCAAAAATCACGCTGCTTCTTGTGGACGACCATCCCCTTGTCCGCGAGGGGTTGCGCTCGTACCTTGCTCAGGAAAAGGCGTTCGAGATCGTCGGTGAAGCGGTCGACGGTGCGGAAGCTCTCCGGATCGCGAAAGATCTCCTTCCCCAGATCATTCTGCTCGACATAAATATGCCCGGCATGAACGGCTTAGAGACCGCCCGCCTTCTGAAGAAGACGGTCCCCAAGAGTAAAATTCTCATCCTCACAATGCACGACACGAAGGAATATGTGAGCAGAATGATCTCCACCGGCGTGCAGGGCTACGTCCTCAAGGACTCGTCGCCGTCGGAACTCATCGCTGCAATCGAGACGGTCCAGCGGGGGGAGACGTACTTCAGCCCGAAAGTCTCTCAAACGGTGTTGAACGATTTGGTAAAGAGCACGCGGACGAAGGGGAAGAAAGGGGGAGCCGAACTCTCGCGGCGCGAATCGGAGGTTCTGACGTTGATCGCGGAAGGTTTCGGAAACAAAGAAATTGCCGCGAAACTTTTTGTCAGTGTGCGCACGGTCGAGACCCACAGGGAGCGGATTATTCGGAAACTCGACATCCATACCGTTGCCGGCCTGACGCGGTATGCGTTGACGAAAGGGATTGTCAAACTCGGATAA
- a CDS encoding PAS domain S-box protein, producing MIPHFSFLLPVCLLLVGFSILLWSSLLRQRRQDMELRQSEARYHSFFENSPLSLWEEDFSEVKAYVERLRKSGVQDFKRYFLNHPGEVTACAGMVKILDVNKATMKMYNVDGKKDFFAGLSAVLGEEVHEAFVDEMVAIASNKSTFEAEDFNRTLTGERKDILLQWSVVPGHELDYSKVLVSIIDITERKQADQALRESEKRYRDLVENISEVYFLCDQNGSITYSSPNFFSETGYLPEEILGRTFLNLIVPQDRPRVLRFYRERTADGTVDTTCEFRGKRKDGSSAWVEQSTRIIRGPAGNVVEYRNVVRDISERVHVRDELASREKRFRALIEESSDVIALVDSEGAFSYVSSSITRVLGYAPDELIGRSALMLIHPGDLEATERLLGEVLREPSKIMSAEIRYKEKNGSWRWIEGVGKNMLDDPAIGAIVVNFRDITDRKIADEMLRELPIRIINAQESERRRVARELHDSVNQILSSVKFRIEGVEERTPRKNKALLNVVASAKSSLEKAMQEVRRISQNLRPSELDDLGVIPAVRSMCEEFEEVTKVDVDLKFLRFPKKLSPEIEVTMYRIIQEALSNVAKHSEATHLAVRCEKKRSRLQLTIKDDGKGADERDLVVHPSKKSGMGLLNMKERAAYVGGTVLVHSSQRGGIEIEVQLPL from the coding sequence ATGATACCACATTTCAGCTTTCTTCTCCCCGTGTGTTTGCTCCTCGTAGGATTCTCGATCCTGCTCTGGAGTTCGCTTCTCCGTCAGCGTCGTCAGGACATGGAGTTGCGCCAGAGCGAAGCGCGGTATCACAGCTTTTTTGAGAACTCCCCCCTTTCATTATGGGAAGAGGATTTTTCGGAAGTCAAAGCCTACGTTGAGCGGCTTCGAAAATCGGGGGTTCAGGATTTTAAGCGGTACTTTTTGAATCACCCCGGCGAGGTCACGGCCTGTGCCGGCATGGTCAAGATCCTCGACGTCAACAAAGCGACGATGAAGATGTACAACGTCGATGGCAAAAAGGACTTCTTTGCCGGGTTGAGCGCTGTGTTGGGCGAGGAAGTTCATGAAGCGTTCGTCGACGAGATGGTGGCGATCGCTTCCAACAAGTCCACGTTTGAAGCGGAAGATTTCAACCGGACGCTGACAGGCGAACGGAAAGACATTCTGTTGCAATGGTCCGTCGTGCCGGGACATGAGCTGGACTATTCGAAAGTCCTTGTGTCGATCATCGACATCACCGAACGAAAGCAAGCCGACCAGGCGCTGAGAGAAAGCGAAAAACGATACCGTGATCTTGTCGAGAACATCAGCGAGGTCTATTTTCTCTGCGACCAGAACGGCAGCATTACCTACAGCAGTCCCAATTTCTTCTCGGAAACCGGCTACCTGCCCGAAGAAATCCTCGGCAGAACCTTCTTAAATCTCATCGTACCGCAGGACCGGCCGCGCGTGCTGAGATTTTACCGGGAGAGGACGGCCGACGGCACCGTCGATACGACGTGCGAATTCAGGGGGAAACGAAAAGACGGAAGCTCCGCATGGGTGGAACAGTCGACGAGGATTATTCGCGGTCCCGCGGGCAACGTCGTCGAGTACCGGAATGTTGTACGGGACATCAGCGAGCGTGTTCACGTCCGCGATGAACTCGCATCGAGAGAGAAGCGGTTCCGCGCGCTCATCGAAGAGAGTTCGGATGTGATCGCTCTTGTCGACAGCGAAGGAGCTTTTTCATACGTGAGCTCGTCGATCACGAGAGTGCTGGGATATGCGCCGGATGAACTCATCGGGCGGAGCGCCCTTATGCTGATTCATCCCGGCGACCTCGAGGCCACAGAACGGCTTCTTGGCGAAGTTCTTCGGGAGCCCTCAAAGATCATGTCGGCGGAAATCCGCTACAAAGAGAAGAACGGTTCATGGCGGTGGATCGAGGGAGTGGGGAAGAACATGCTCGACGACCCGGCGATCGGCGCGATCGTTGTCAATTTCCGCGATATTACGGACCGCAAAATTGCGGATGAAATGCTTCGCGAGCTCCCCATCCGCATCATTAACGCCCAGGAGTCGGAACGCCGCCGTGTTGCGCGCGAGCTCCACGACAGCGTGAATCAGATCCTCTCTTCGGTCAAATTCAGGATCGAAGGAGTTGAAGAACGGACGCCGCGCAAAAATAAGGCGCTGCTGAACGTCGTCGCAAGCGCCAAAAGTTCTCTCGAGAAGGCGATGCAGGAAGTCCGTCGCATATCTCAGAATCTGCGACCGAGCGAGCTGGACGACCTCGGCGTGATCCCCGCCGTGCGGAGCATGTGCGAGGAGTTTGAAGAGGTGACGAAGGTGGACGTGGACCTGAAGTTCCTCCGTTTTCCCAAAAAGCTCTCGCCTGAAATTGAGGTGACAATGTACCGCATCATCCAGGAAGCCCTTAGCAACGTGGCCAAGCATTCTGAGGCTACACACCTCGCCGTACGGTGCGAAAAGAAACGTTCGCGTTTGCAGCTGACCATTAAGGACGACGGAAAAGGAGCTGATGAGCGCGACCTCGTTGTTCATCCGTCGAAGAAATCAGGGATGGGGTTATTGAATATGAAAGAGCGCGCCGCATACGTCGGGGGAACAGTGCTTGTTCACTCTTCTCAAAGAGGGGGGATTGAAATTGAAGTCCAACTCCCTCTTTAA
- the uvrC gene encoding excinuclease ABC subunit UvrC — translation MSGEEKIVSFTRDEISLDEKLNNLPTSPGVYQFKDGEGTVLYVGKAKILRNRVRQYFHKSRALDPRIALMVEKVSDVEIITTDSEVEALILEANLIKSKKPRYNVSLKDDKSYPYIVITNEPYPRVFVTRRVSRDGSHYFGPYTDVHTMRSALKTVRDIFMIRSCNYHIDQDFIAKKKTRVCLDYHIKKCEGPCEGLVSEERYNQMIDQVARVLLGKSNSVIESLGAQMRSAAAELKFEDAAILRNRLRELEVYSSTQKIVDIELHDRDIIAVAAEGDDACGVVFKIREGKILGRQHYYINRVEGKNEAEIIEALVQRYYLESNDIPSEVVLSSPIESAGAAKEWLSGQRRKPVEVTSPAEGELAKLVSMCRKNAQYLLDELKLQKMKRDDFIPYAVQSLQKDLRLKNPPRRIECFDISHLQGTETVASMVVFEDGKPKKSEYRKFKIRTAAETNMVDDFASMKEVVRRRYSRVLEEQQALPDLIMVDGGKGQLSSACEVLDELQLQEQPIISLAKRLEEVFVPEQSDPVPIPKSSSALRLLQQVRDEAHRFAITFHRSLRDKRTLQTELDLIEGIGKKRAKELLEAFGSVQGVKFATEAQLSEIVGDKVAAKIREYFEEPAKAEG, via the coding sequence ATGTCAGGCGAAGAAAAAATAGTTTCGTTCACGCGGGATGAGATCTCGCTCGACGAGAAATTGAACAATCTCCCGACGTCGCCGGGGGTCTATCAGTTTAAGGACGGCGAGGGGACGGTCCTGTACGTCGGCAAGGCCAAAATACTTCGCAACAGGGTCCGCCAGTATTTTCACAAATCGCGAGCGCTCGACCCGCGCATCGCCCTCATGGTCGAAAAGGTCTCTGACGTTGAAATTATCACGACCGATTCTGAGGTTGAGGCGCTTATCCTCGAGGCCAACCTCATTAAGTCGAAAAAGCCCCGCTACAACGTCAGCCTCAAAGACGACAAGAGTTATCCGTACATTGTCATTACCAACGAGCCGTATCCCCGCGTTTTTGTAACGCGGCGGGTGTCCCGCGACGGGTCGCACTATTTCGGGCCGTACACCGACGTTCACACGATGCGGTCCGCGCTCAAGACCGTGCGCGATATTTTTATGATCAGAAGCTGCAACTACCATATCGACCAGGACTTCATCGCGAAGAAGAAGACCCGCGTCTGTCTCGATTACCATATTAAAAAATGCGAAGGACCCTGCGAAGGGCTGGTGTCGGAAGAACGCTATAATCAGATGATCGACCAGGTTGCTCGGGTGCTGCTCGGCAAAAGCAACAGTGTCATTGAATCGCTCGGCGCGCAGATGAGGTCGGCGGCGGCGGAGTTGAAGTTCGAGGACGCGGCAATACTCCGGAACCGGTTGCGGGAACTGGAGGTCTATTCCTCGACTCAGAAGATCGTCGACATCGAACTGCATGACCGGGATATCATTGCGGTCGCCGCCGAAGGAGATGACGCATGCGGGGTGGTATTCAAGATCCGCGAAGGAAAAATTCTTGGCCGGCAGCACTACTACATTAATAGGGTGGAAGGGAAAAACGAGGCGGAAATCATCGAGGCGCTGGTCCAGCGGTATTACCTCGAGTCAAACGACATTCCCTCGGAAGTTGTTCTCTCCTCTCCGATCGAATCTGCCGGCGCGGCAAAGGAATGGCTGAGCGGCCAGCGAAGGAAACCGGTGGAGGTGACTTCGCCGGCCGAAGGAGAGCTTGCAAAGCTCGTCTCCATGTGCCGCAAGAATGCGCAGTATCTCCTGGACGAGCTGAAACTCCAAAAAATGAAGCGCGATGATTTCATTCCTTACGCCGTTCAATCGTTGCAAAAGGACCTTCGCTTGAAGAATCCCCCGCGGCGCATCGAATGCTTCGACATCTCTCATCTTCAGGGGACTGAGACGGTCGCGTCGATGGTCGTGTTCGAAGACGGCAAGCCGAAGAAAAGTGAATACCGCAAGTTCAAAATCCGGACCGCGGCCGAGACCAATATGGTCGACGATTTTGCCAGCATGAAGGAGGTCGTCCGCCGCCGGTATTCGCGCGTGCTGGAAGAGCAGCAAGCGCTTCCGGATTTGATCATGGTGGACGGAGGCAAGGGGCAGCTCTCGAGCGCATGTGAAGTGCTGGACGAACTGCAGCTTCAGGAACAGCCGATCATCAGTCTCGCAAAGCGCTTGGAAGAAGTGTTTGTGCCCGAACAAAGCGACCCGGTACCGATCCCGAAATCATCGTCCGCCCTCCGACTGCTGCAGCAAGTTCGCGATGAAGCGCACAGATTTGCGATCACGTTCCACCGGTCGTTGCGGGACAAGCGGACCCTTCAGACCGAGCTCGACCTGATCGAAGGGATCGGCAAGAAGCGGGCAAAAGAACTGCTGGAGGCGTTCGGTTCGGTGCAGGGAGTCAAATTCGCAACGGAGGCCCAGTTGTCGGAAATTGTCGGAGACAAAGTCGCGGCGAAAATACGGGAATATTTTGAGGAGCCCGCTAAGGCAGAAGGGTGA